A window of Helicobacter pylori genomic DNA:
GGGGCATTCTGTCAAAGAAAGAAGCCTTAAAAACGCTTTGAGAAAAATCATAGGCGATGAGGTTTTGTTAGAAAACATCTTTAATTTAGCCAAACACATAGATGAGTATCATTAATGAATGTTTATCATTTGACTTTAAGCGATACCCATATCGTTATAGAAAAAAAGGCTATTAAACATTTGCACATTAGCGTTTGCCCGCCCAACGGCTCTGTGCATGTGTCTTGCCCCCTAGCTTTAAATGATGAGGGCCTTAAGCTTTCTTTGATCAAACGGCTCCCTTGGATAAAAGAACAGCAACGAAATTTTTTAAACCAAAACAGACAAAGCCAAAGAGAAATGCTAGAAAGAGAAAGCCATTACCTTTTTGGGAAACGCTATTTGTTAAAGATTGAACACACTCAAAAAAACCACTTTGTCCTCCAAAGCCCCACGCATTTAATCTTGCATGTCCGTCAAAATACAAGTTTAGAAAACCGCTTAAAAGCGCTAGAAAACTATTACCGACAAGTTTTAAGAGAAAAAATACAAACTTACATCAACCAATACGAAAAAGCTTTAAACGAAAGCATACAGGGCTTTAAAATCCAAAAAATGAAACGGATATGGGGGAGTTGCAACGCTCTTAAACGCACCTTACTTTTTAATTTGGAATTGGTTAAAGCGCCTAGTGAAGGCATTGAATATGTGGTTGTGCATGAGTTATTGCATTTAAAAGCGCGCCACCATAACGAATATTTTAGAGATTTGCTGAGTTTGTATTTACCCCATTGGCAAAGGGCTAAGGCCAGCCTCAAAGAAACTTATTTGGAGCACTGTTAAATTAAGGTTTCATCATCTCAGCAAAAATCGCTAAATCTGACACTTCAAACGCTCTATATCCTTAACAGAGTGAAGCGCCCAAACGCTAAAGACGATTGGGCTTCCTAGGCTGATGTTGAGGGAGAGTGTGGTTCTCACTCTATGTCCCTAACGATAGGGATTTTACAGAGTTTGAGCTCCAACGCATTCCCTCTTACACATCATATCTCCAAAGGCGTAACTTTGCACACTTCCTGCGCTAAATACGAATGTATGGAGATATTATACCACGAATTGGTAGCATTCATCCCAACCGCTAAAGACGATTGGGGTTTCTGTTAAGGAGTGATTAAACCACCCCATGGGGTTATCGCTTGGGAGTTGTCGCTTTGTGGATTTGTGCGAGCGTGTTTTTTTTTAAAACGGCTAACACAAACGCTCTTGCGAGCGTTTTCAAACCCCAATCATTCTAATTGTCTTTATCCTTTCTTAAAAAGTTCGCTATATTCTTTTTTAAAACCTTAATCTTTAAATCAAACGCTAAAACATGCGTTTTTAAAACCTTTTTGAATCCTTTCTGCTGCAGTTCGTTTATTCTTGAATCATTTTATGCACCGCTCTTTTGTGATAGCATTGTTTCTCATCATCAATATTTATGATAAAAGCACATCTTAAAAGGATCTTCTCAAGCGTTCTAACAAACGCTAACACGAAGGGCTTTGTTTGCATGGATATTATCTTAAAAAATTAATTTCTTAACTTGAATGACCTAAACGGCTATGCACTTATATTTTACCTAAAGGATAGGGGTTTTTGCGGTGGGTTTGTTGGAATTTTAGCCGCTATAATTTTAGCCACTATAAAGAGAAACTTTTTAGTAACTCATCATAGCAAATAACCCCCCCCCCTTTTTTTTTTAAGCCTTAGAAAGTGTAGTTTAAATACGCTGTAACCGATCTTCCAGGTGCAGGTTGCAAGCCTGCAGGGCTAGAACCAATCCCAGTAAAATAATACTTCATGTTGAAGATATTATTGATTTGCAAACTTCCTGTAACTCTGTGTCTCCCGTTTTCCCAGAAAATTTGGCTCACTTGGATATTCCACACCCAATACCAAGGCAAAAGCCCTTCATGTTGGGTCATACACCAAGCTTCGCACTGATAACCGCTATTAAGAACGCTTTCATAGTTATTCCCCCCACTATAGTATTGCATCCCGTAATAGCCTCCTGCTGCGCTGTTGCTAATCCCGCTATAAGCGCGGCTATAAAAATAGCTAGAAATACCAATGGTGGTTTTATGCCAATTGTAACGAGCGTCAAGAATGAATTGGTAAGGGCTTACAAAAGGGAAATGTTTGTTGTAGCTAGTCCCTTTTAGCACATCGCCATTCAAGTCTGTTAAAGGGCCATGGCTGGTTACACGAGTGTCAATGTAGTTGAAAGCGGCATGGAATTGCAACCCTCTAATGGGTCTGTAATACAATTCAAGCTCCACGCCTTGAGAATAACCATTAATGGGGCGCACATTGCCTTTCATAGGGCCACTTGTATAAATAGAATACTGCCCAGTGGCAAAATCGCGCGCCCAAATCCTAAAGTAATCCGCATTAAAGCTAAATTTATCTTTATAGGTGTAGCGCGCTCCTGCTTCCACCGTGTCAAAGTGTTGGGTGAAATACTCCGCTCCTCCATAGCTCAAAACGTCTAATTGAGGCGGGACGAAAGAGCGTTGGTAGTTAAAGTAAGTAAGCACATTGTGATCGCCTTGCACAGGGATAAAGCCAATATTGGTTGAGGGCATCCAATTGTTCATGTGCTTGATTTTTCTTAAATCTTTCTCAGGGATTTGCATCCAATCAGACGCATTTTCGTTGTTGTATTGCACAAAAGCGTAGCGCAAGCCAGGCACGATGAAAAAGCGCCCGTCCCAAGCTTCAATGCGATCGCTCAAATAAACCGCTGTGTAATTGTTACGCCAGTTATTCCAGTTTCTATAGACGCCATGCTTGATGTGAGGCTGCCAACCGCTCATCACGTTAGGGCCCTCACACAAGAAGCCTGCCCCTTCACCGCTCGTTTTGGTAGCGCATTCATTGGTGTTTAAGTATTGGCGTTGCAAAAAGGTGGTGGTCATGAAACGCAAGCCCATGATAAAGGTTTGCTTGACTTTCCCGGTATTAACGATCAAATTCACTTTAGGTTCAAAAGCGTTATTGATGGAACGCACAGGGTTTTCTACTTCTGCCCAGCCATTGTAGTTGGTGGCATAATAAGGCACAGCCAAGTTGTATCCTGCCGGAAGTCCCGCCGCCCTGCATGCCGCTTCGCTAAAACAA
This region includes:
- a CDS encoding TonB-dependent receptor family protein, which gives rise to MHKKVLLALTASLICQESLFAKDKDYTLGKVSTAGKKDRSDYSGQVNLGYSGITAPKSWQDEEVKKYTGSRTVISNKALTQQANQSIEEALQNVPGLQIRNATGVGAMPTIQIRGFGAGGSGHSDATLMLVNGIPVYMAPYAHIELDIFPVTFQAIDRIDVIKGGGSVQYGPNTYGGIVNIITKPIPNQWENQAAERITYWAKARNAGFAAPPDKTGDPSFIKSLGNNLLYNTYVRSGGMINKHVGIQAQANWVRGQGFRDNSPSSISNYWLDGIYDINESNGIKAYYQYYDFAIAQPGSLSEQDYKINRFANLRPLNQKGGRSQRFGAVYENRFGDLDRVGGTFSFTYYGQLMTRDFQVSSSYNSANMVTCFSEAACRAAGLPAGYNLAVPYYATNYNGWAEVENPVRSINNAFEPKVNLIVNTGKVKQTFIMGLRFMTTTFLQRQYLNTNECATKTSGEGAGFLCEGPNVMSGWQPHIKHGVYRNWNNWRNNYTAVYLSDRIEAWDGRFFIVPGLRYAFVQYNNENASDWMQIPEKDLRKIKHMNNWMPSTNIGFIPVQGDHNVLTYFNYQRSFVPPQLDVLSYGGAEYFTQHFDTVEAGARYTYKDKFSFNADYFRIWARDFATGQYSIYTSGPMKGNVRPINGYSQGVELELYYRPIRGLQFHAAFNYIDTRVTSHGPLTDLNGDVLKGTSYNKHFPFVSPYQFILDARYNWHKTTIGISSYFYSRAYSGISNSAAGGYYGMQYYSGGNNYESVLNSGYQCEAWCMTQHEGLLPWYWVWNIQVSQIFWENGRHRVTGSLQINNIFNMKYYFTGIGSSPAGLQPAPGRSVTAYLNYTF
- a CDS encoding M48 family metallopeptidase, coding for MNVYHLTLSDTHIVIEKKAIKHLHISVCPPNGSVHVSCPLALNDEGLKLSLIKRLPWIKEQQRNFLNQNRQSQREMLERESHYLFGKRYLLKIEHTQKNHFVLQSPTHLILHVRQNTSLENRLKALENYYRQVLREKIQTYINQYEKALNESIQGFKIQKMKRIWGSCNALKRTLLFNLELVKAPSEGIEYVVVHELLHLKARHHNEYFRDLLSLYLPHWQRAKASLKETYLEHC